Proteins encoded together in one Candidatus Woesearchaeota archaeon window:
- a CDS encoding plasmid pRiA4b ORF-3 family protein — protein sequence MINVLQIKAEIESITPKIWRRFLVKDNITFDKLHETIQIVMGWSNYHLYSFYTDNEQIGISNKFIENESNSKKIKLKDKLSLKQKFNYTYDFGDTWEHVLIVEKILDNNNSYLFPTCISGKRAGPPEDCGGYNGYYRLMEIKKNKKHPEYNDMIKEWLGEDFDFEHFNVEEINKELIKLQKVDGRKRYWVQK from the coding sequence ATGATAAACGTGCTTCAGATAAAAGCAGAAATTGAAAGTATAACTCCTAAAATATGGCGGAGATTTTTAGTAAAAGACAATATAACCTTTGACAAATTACATGAAACAATTCAAATTGTTATGGGCTGGAGCAATTACCATCTTTACTCATTCTATACTGATAATGAACAAATTGGTATATCAAACAAATTTATAGAAAACGAAAGCAATTCCAAAAAAATAAAACTTAAGGATAAGCTATCTTTAAAGCAAAAATTTAATTACACATATGATTTTGGCGATACTTGGGAGCATGTATTGATAGTTGAAAAAATTCTAGATAACAATAATTCATATCTTTTTCCCACCTGCATAAGTGGCAAGCGTGCAGGACCACCTGAAGATTGCGGAGGTTACAATGGATACTATCGGCTTATGGAAATAAAAAAAAATAAAAAGCACCCTGAATATAACGATATGATTAAAGAATGGCTTGGTGAGGATTTTGATTTTGAGCACTTTAATGTTGAAGAGATAAATAAAGAGCTCA